A stretch of bacterium DNA encodes these proteins:
- a CDS encoding integration host factor subunit beta yields MTKADLVERVAEMTGFTKTETSVICEGLLTAIKEVMYEGSNIEIRRFGTFKLKARKPRIARNPRTGDPVPITERVIPVFKPSKAFKAMIPQK; encoded by the coding sequence GTGACAAAGGCCGACCTTGTGGAACGAGTAGCCGAAATGACTGGCTTCACTAAAACTGAAACATCGGTTATTTGCGAGGGTCTTCTCACAGCTATTAAGGAAGTTATGTATGAGGGTTCGAACATTGAAATTCGGCGCTTTGGAACATTTAAGTTAAAAGCTCGCAAACCAAGAATAGCTAGAAATCCACGGACGGGAGATCCAGTGCCAATTACCGAAAGGGTAATACCGGTTTTTAAGCCGAGCAAAGCCTTTAAAGCAATGATTCCTCAGAAATAA
- a CDS encoding 4Fe-4S binding protein, whose product MKHLLLRRFSQIIGTLLVNSHFTAWDGNPQIYQGRLKGLVGPVLNCYACPSAKVSCPLGSIQHFAALKLIPFYVIGMLASFGLLLGKATCGWICPFGLLQDLEYKLGRKLKLPKITLPKWMSWGKYLFLVGLVILAPILSAEPGEFGAPGVTWFCKFCPQGAFQGGIPQVLLHPDLKGLLGWLFTSKIIILGLFIIAFLITKRPFCRVFCPLGAILGLFNKVSLLQFRVDESTCTHCNLCKMVCPVDISIYEDPNNSECIRCGDCLEACKFNSISVGTIFSNVAQKETKDSCSAD is encoded by the coding sequence ATGAAACATTTGTTACTTCGGCGCTTCAGCCAGATAATCGGAACGCTACTTGTAAATTCACACTTTACGGCCTGGGATGGGAATCCTCAGATATACCAAGGAAGGCTGAAAGGTCTTGTTGGGCCTGTGTTAAATTGTTATGCTTGCCCTTCGGCTAAGGTATCATGTCCATTGGGGAGCATTCAACATTTTGCTGCGCTTAAATTAATTCCATTTTATGTTATCGGAATGCTGGCCTCTTTCGGTCTTTTACTTGGCAAGGCTACTTGTGGGTGGATTTGCCCCTTTGGTTTACTTCAGGATTTAGAATATAAATTGGGTAGGAAGCTCAAATTGCCAAAAATCACACTCCCAAAATGGATGAGTTGGGGGAAGTATCTTTTTCTTGTTGGGCTTGTTATTTTAGCTCCTATTTTATCTGCTGAGCCGGGGGAATTTGGGGCGCCCGGAGTCACGTGGTTCTGCAAATTCTGTCCTCAGGGTGCATTTCAGGGAGGTATCCCGCAAGTTTTACTTCATCCTGATCTGAAGGGGCTTTTAGGGTGGCTTTTTACATCTAAGATAATTATATTGGGTTTGTTTATTATTGCGTTCTTGATAACAAAAAGACCCTTTTGTAGAGTATTCTGCCCGCTAGGTGCTATTTTAGGTTTATTCAATAAAGTGAGTCTTTTACAGTTTCGCGTGGATGAAAGCACTTGCACGCATTGTAATCTTTGCAAAATGGTTTGTCCGGTAGATATAAGTATATATGAAGACCCAAATAACTCTGAGTGTATAAGATGCGGAGATTGTCTTGAAGCCTGCAAATTCAACTCTATAAGCGTTGGGACGATTTTTAGTAACGTTGCTCAAAAGGAGACCAAAGATTCATGTTCGGCAGATTAA
- a CDS encoding T9SS type A sorting domain-containing protein, translating to MRIALVLCLVIIITSFAAVKVPFIERFTNISCGYCPACGDTIDAIHDDYGDDINVIEIHVDWPTSSDPFYVGAPEATEARWSHYSVTGVPSVAVDGKKLSSWGATRSEVVAEISTATNLGLNAVFADSGLIVTLDVEASIVGTNNRLFVAVAQDENYLPSAPNGEFWIGDALMSMFPDEDGQVVDLSTVGTQDIFIPIIAESRWVVAYCRYVVWVQDMSAATTGYNVHNSCNVDMPDPPYFFSFEPGVTNGVIWADTAIVVLGDGAVIENMGTNSDDYVITLDKYLPASWSASFCAGSSCFPDSGLITLAAGDTADVAIDFYPSGPGVGSVQINITSLNSGMTESAVYTLSHSPSVLLVDDDKGNSYETYYSNALTNLGEVFMVHNREEGTLSSADLAGYEIVIWFTSADWSDLLSTEDQTAIGDYLDAGGKLFMSSQDLGYYCDTEGISSWYGNRFKATYLTDDSGVYNLTASSTGPFAGTSLALFTGDGAAFTPYPSTISTTGGGVECFNYSGTTDVAGVIFDGTYRLVYFAFPFEAINGETVRNDLMDDVLSFLREGMGISDGVNLPAKPLIVSASPNPFNSAVSLEFELAKKASVSLDVYDLSGRHVAQIIDSELGAGLQRAIWNGKSTTCETLPSGVYLVRLITEEKSTTRKILLAK from the coding sequence ATGAGAATTGCTCTGGTTTTATGTTTAGTTATAATAATTACATCTTTTGCTGCGGTAAAGGTGCCTTTCATAGAGAGATTCACTAATATTTCCTGTGGCTATTGTCCAGCTTGTGGTGATACGATAGATGCCATTCACGATGATTATGGAGATGATATCAATGTTATCGAGATTCATGTCGATTGGCCTACGTCGAGCGATCCTTTTTATGTTGGTGCTCCGGAGGCTACTGAAGCTCGCTGGTCACATTATTCCGTAACCGGTGTTCCTTCTGTTGCAGTTGATGGCAAGAAGTTATCTAGTTGGGGAGCCACGAGATCCGAAGTCGTCGCTGAAATTTCAACCGCAACCAATTTGGGTCTCAATGCTGTATTTGCTGACAGCGGTCTTATCGTTACACTCGATGTCGAGGCTTCTATCGTCGGCACAAATAACCGCCTTTTCGTGGCTGTAGCCCAAGATGAAAATTATTTGCCCAGTGCGCCGAATGGAGAATTTTGGATTGGCGACGCTCTTATGAGCATGTTCCCAGATGAAGATGGACAAGTTGTAGATTTATCGACTGTTGGAACACAGGATATTTTCATTCCGATAATTGCGGAAAGTAGATGGGTAGTAGCTTATTGCAGATATGTTGTATGGGTGCAAGACATGTCAGCTGCTACGACAGGTTACAATGTTCATAATTCATGTAATGTAGATATGCCCGATCCGCCATATTTCTTTTCCTTTGAACCGGGTGTTACTAATGGTGTAATATGGGCGGACACAGCTATCGTTGTATTAGGTGACGGAGCTGTAATCGAGAATATGGGCACCAACAGCGACGATTATGTTATAACACTGGATAAATATCTACCTGCCAGCTGGTCGGCAAGTTTCTGCGCGGGATCGAGCTGTTTTCCTGATTCGGGTCTTATAACTTTAGCCGCAGGTGATACAGCCGATGTTGCTATTGATTTTTATCCAAGTGGACCGGGTGTCGGTTCCGTTCAGATTAATATTACATCGCTAAATAGTGGTATGACAGAAAGCGCTGTATATACATTAAGCCATTCTCCAAGTGTTCTCCTCGTGGACGACGACAAGGGAAATAGCTACGAGACCTACTATAGCAACGCTTTAACAAATCTCGGCGAAGTTTTTATGGTTCACAATCGAGAAGAAGGGACTCTTTCTTCCGCCGATCTCGCTGGATACGAGATAGTTATCTGGTTTACTAGCGCGGACTGGAGCGACTTGCTTTCAACCGAAGACCAAACGGCTATCGGCGATTATCTCGATGCCGGCGGCAAGCTGTTCATGTCAAGTCAGGACCTAGGTTACTATTGCGACACTGAAGGAATTAGCTCTTGGTATGGCAACAGATTTAAAGCGACCTATCTTACCGATGATTCTGGCGTCTATAATCTAACCGCTTCATCGACAGGTCCGTTTGCTGGGACCTCACTTGCCCTTTTTACCGGCGATGGTGCAGCATTTACGCCATATCCAAGTACTATTTCGACGACAGGTGGAGGAGTGGAGTGTTTCAATTATAGCGGAACAACAGATGTTGCAGGAGTGATATTCGATGGGACATATAGACTTGTTTATTTTGCTTTTCCCTTCGAAGCCATTAATGGTGAGACTGTTCGTAACGATTTGATGGATGATGTCCTTTCTTTTCTTCGCGAGGGTATGGGGATTTCGGATGGAGTCAATCTTCCAGCGAAACCGCTTATAGTTTCGGCTTCACCAAATCCTTTCAACTCTGCGGTTTCGCTCGAGTTCGAGCTTGCAAAGAAAGCTTCTGTTTCGCTCGATGTTTACGACCTTTCGGGTCGTCATGTTGCACAAATTATTGATAGTGAGCTCGGAGCTGGTCTCCAGAGAGCTATTTGGAACGGAAAATCTACTACTTGTGAAACCTTGCCAAGTGGTGTGTATCTCGTTAGACTTATAACTGAAGAAAAATCTACTACCAGGAAGATACTTCTTGCTAAATAA